DNA sequence from the Drosophila sechellia strain sech25 chromosome 3L, ASM438219v1, whole genome shotgun sequence genome:
GCTGATCTGCGTCTTGTTGATGGCCTGACCCATGAGCCAGTAAACTGGAATAGGAAAAAATGAATATCAATATGATTTACAGAAGTTAAGCTTTTGGAGAGAGTAGAACACATTAGAACGCGTCTTATATGCTTGCTATAACCATGAAGACATAATTATATATGAACTTTAGCATTTAACACTCCAAAAAGTTCTTAAAACTTAAAGATTGATTGCTAATGCCGTCTAATGTGCCATCCTTCCTAAAGATTGAACTTACAAAGTCCCAGGACGGAAAGGGCGGTGATGAAGGCCGTCCAGTTGGCCGCCAGCAGTGAAGTGATCACGTAGTAGAAAATGCAGGACAGAGAGAATACCGCCCAGCAGATAAAGTTCACGAGTGAGCACAGCCGGCGTTTATTCACATATGCCGGCACCTCCTTTATGCCGGACGTCGTGAAGAAGCTGCCCGTCTCCAGGAAGCTATCGATGATCTTGTCCTTCTCCACGAACAGGTTCTGCAGCCAAGCGGCCGCCTCCTTCTCGTCCTCGGGAACCTGTTCCAGTGGAATACGCCGCATCAGCAGGTGCGGTTCCACGCTCTTTCCATGAAGCAGACTCAGCATTGTGGCGGGGGTCTGAAAGTTcaattgcaaattaattaactCCGGTCTATAGCCTTTTAGTAGCTAATATCTTTATAAGCTCCTTTTATAACTCGCTTCTGCGAGTTTAATTTCGAACCataataaattgcaatttgctAAGTTCTATGCACTTATCATTAGAACGACAAGTTACtccaattaaaaatgaaagtTGCTATGTGGCCAAAGTGCTAATAATACTGTTGACACATATAAAGTTATAATTATGACCACTTTGTTAACCTTGAAATGTTATTCCAATTTATCTCGAAGAGCATCGATCTTAAGAAATCATGACTATTCAAAGTTTAAGTGAGTTAATGCGACACTTCTTCTATGAGCAAGATAATCGGATTAGAAGAAAAGAAATTAGATTAGACGGGTATTATCGAACTGGctgatcaaaaatatacatatatgagaAGCTTTGCCATGCAGAATTCTGCATTAAATGTATGACACAATAAAATACAGTATTATGTAACTAAAAGTGCTTCCAAAAGGATGTAGCTAGAAGTTTGTCGTTATAATTACCTTATCTGTGGGCCTGTACGCTAGATTAATGTCGTAGATGACCGGACAGAGACCCCGGATGGGTGCCAAACTGGCGGTGAATCCCTTGGTGCGCGGTATCAAGTGGTGCTTCAGCACCGTCATGCCCCTTTCCTGGGCGAATTTTACGGATGCCTCGTGCTTGGCGGGAGTGAAGCGTGTGCCCTCGGCATTGAGCAAAAGCCAGGTGGGATCGGGGTAGGAGAAGACCACCTTGAGCTGCTCGGTGATAATGGTCTTGTCCTTGTCGAAGTTGCGGTTGAGGAAGACGAACTCGGCCAGCCACCAGCCCCAGCCGATGATGGGCACGTAGCGGATTGCCTTCTTCGCATAGGCCTTGCAGTTGCCCAGCACGCCCAACTTTTCGCAGATCATCCAGCCGTTGAGCCAATCGATCTCGTATTTGTGGTTCATGATCAGAAGGACGTGCTCCTTGCCGGCATGCTTCTCGAAGTCCTCCTTGTCCATGTAGACAGTCATCTTGCTGCCGGCATACCAATCGGACACGAAGATAAGTTCTAAGGGATTGGAGGTATTATGCTTCTACTTCTAATCGGAACTGGTTAGGATATACTCACGGGAGTAGAGCGAATAGCAGGCATAGTACATCAACTTGCGGAAGAGTCGCTTGTCTATGGGCTTGATAAAGACGTGCATCAGCAGCTGGATAAAGTTGATGCACAGCCCGCTGGTGAAGAAGGTGAGCGCGATGCACAGGTGTATCAGTCTCAATTGTTTCAGCTTCTCCAGGGAACCCATTTTGATCTGCAAATAGCGATGTTTAACCAATAAAACGGCTGTCTTTACGTAATCACTATTTTAATTGTAGGTTGTTCCCCCGGTAGTGCTCGTAAACCCGCACTTTATGGTCCCGACGCTGGAACACCTAGTTTATAACCACTACACAAGGTTCCCGCACTCACACGAGCTGCGTTTTCTTCAATCAAAAGCACGCGGCCAAGTTAAAAGAAAGCGTGAAATCCGGGAAGGCAACCACCTGCACCACCAGCTGGCAATGGACTGGGGCAACCGCCGCACGGCAGAGACGCCAGATATCGGCGGGAGCTATGGGCTATAGGCTATAGCTTTTGCTAAGGCCGCTACCTGAGGAGGAATCTAATCAGCCTTGGCCAATCGATGACTTCTCCGTTGGAAATAGCTACAGCC
Encoded proteins:
- the LOC6605954 gene encoding 1-acyl-sn-glycerol-3-phosphate acyltransferase gamma, coding for MGSLEKLKQLRLIHLCIALTFFTSGLCINFIQLLMHVFIKPIDKRLFRKLMYYACYSLYSQLIFVSDWYAGSKMTVYMDKEDFEKHAGKEHVLLIMNHKYEIDWLNGWMICEKLGVLGNCKAYAKKAIRYVPIIGWGWWLAEFVFLNRNFDKDKTIITEQLKVVFSYPDPTWLLLNAEGTRFTPAKHEASVKFAQERGMTVLKHHLIPRTKGFTASLAPIRGLCPVIYDINLAYRPTDKTPATMLSLLHGKSVEPHLLMRRIPLEQVPEDEKEAAAWLQNLFVEKDKIIDSFLETGSFFTTSGIKEVPAYVNKRRLCSLVNFICWAVFSLSCIFYYVITSLLAANWTAFITALSVLGLFYWLMGQAINKTQISKASNYGSSKPVAK